CGATCTGCATGCGAAGAATCAAAGTCCAGGGACTTGCCCTGGAACATGGCGATGATTTTGTCTACATCTGCTTTCTTCATGATTCCTGCTGCAGCAGCCTTTTCCAGGGCGCCTTTGATCTGTTGCAGGATCGGCTTCAATTTCTCCTTGACTTCTGCAGGCAGTTTTTTATAGACATCAGCAATCTGCTGCAGCAACTGGAAATCCTTGTCTTCGAACACGACCTGAATCCGGTCCTGTCCGGCCGTTGCGGTGTCTGCAAAAACTTTAGATGTTGAAAAAAGAGCGAAAAAAAGAACTGCGAAACAGACTTTTACCCCAAAATTCATACTGCCCTCCTGTCTCCACTTGTTGCCCCTCTGTTTCGAGAGGTTTTATACTCTGATTTAATTATAGACGGAAGCTCAGATTTTTCAAGGACTTTTCCGGTAATACTCAGGTTGATTATTTGCTGGTTTCTGTTTCATTTAGACTGGGAGCGTTTTTAGACTGCCATTTGTAAACAAGGGAATGAAAAATAGTCTGATATTTCACCACATCCCACTTTTTCAGGTCTGACTGGATGAAACCCTGGCACAGCAAGGCGGATTCCAGCCCAGGCATGTGATAAGCTCCCCATGGCACTACAACGATCCTGTGAGTCTTCAGTCCGGCTGCGATCTGTTCCAGAAGATGGATGTTCCTTTTCCCTACGATGTCGGTTTTGAAAAGCTCGAATTCTTTGTCGTCAGCACCTTGGGAGAACATTTCTTTCAGTGACTCCTGGCTGGTAAATCCCTGGCTGTGGATCCTGGCACATTTATTAATGAATTTTACTGTTCCGGGTGAAAGATCGGACATATCAAGATCAGCATACTTGCATTCAATCTCCCTGGAAGCAGGGTTGAAATAGTCGGATTGAGTATCAATACCCAGAAAGTCGGCGAATTTCTGATAATTAAGGTGATACTTAAGGAGCTTCTTCCTGTCAGTGACTCCTTCCATCAGCACAATGGATGATTCAGCCGGAAAAGAGGCAGCCAGTTTCTCATAAAAGTTCCGCTCCCCGATATGCATCATGGCAACCAGATATACTTCCCTGGAATCATTGGAATATTTCTTCTGGGTGAGCTCCATCGAAGAGGCACTCAGTTCGATAAATCCTGCAGAGGCGTGTGACACCCCTTGGGACAGTCCGATCAGGATATAGCCTGCCAGGAAAGGGATGACTACGAAAATATTCATGAATAGATAGGAGACAGTATGCTTCCAGGAAAAAAAACTGGGGTTGAGACCTGATTCAGTCGCAAACTAGCTTTGATTCAGGTTCGATTTCCGTAAAATCCGCAAGCTGTTCCACCCGATCAGGAACTGGGCCAGCGAAAAAAACAGATCTAATTTGGGAAGTTCGGCTGAAGCGATGAAAGCTGCCGGTAGCTGGACAATAGTGGATAAGAAGAGAAAAAGAATCTGGGGAACAATCAGTTTCAGCGGGAAAACACAGGTTACGCATAAAACCAGGTAAAGGAGCAGAATTTCCAGAGCCGCGATGAACGTTGTCACAATTCTGATCTGCTGCAGGGTCTGCAGTTGTCCGATAAAGCATAACGCTGAGTCGGATAGGGAAATGACAGCGTCCAAAGCGAATGTGTAAAGAAAGATGTTAAGCAGTATGGCGGAGATTTTTTTCAAGTTGCCTCACAGTCCGGCGAATTGTGATGCTTTGTTGAAATAGCCAAGGCTGAAGCGCACGGTGCCTGAATCGAGAGTGCCCAGAAACTCGTGTGCATATGGAGCGCAATGAGCTCCTGGCCGCACTACTATGTTGAATTCGCGGTCCAGGAATTTTGCGTAATCAGTGCTGCTTCCTTTCTGGGGAATGCAGGAAACAATCCCTGCCGAAATTTCATCAGGGATTTCCACAATTTCAAGATCAGGAAGCCTGGTCAGGAAATTCTTGAGCTGATGCATGGTTTTGCGTTCATGCTCAAATATTTTTGGCGGCAGATGCTTCTGCAGCCATTTAAGGGAAGCATGCAGGCCTGAAATGGACAGGATGTTTGGGCTGCCTGCTTCGTATCTGGTCGGGATCACGTCAGGGCAGAATTCCTGTTCCGAATGCGTGCCTGTACCGCCGAAATAAAGCGGCCTGATCCTGATCTCTGAGTTATAGATGTATCCGGCAATTCCAAAAGGACCATAAAGAGTCTTGTGGCCTGCGAAAACGTAAAAATCAATCCCTGCTTTCACGACATTCACGTCAATGAGCCCTGCGCCCTGAGTGCCGTCTACCAGCAGGACAGACCCGTGTTTTCTGGCAAGCGCGGCCACTGCTTCCACAGGGCAGATCAAGCCCAGTACATTGCTGACATGCGTGCAGCAGATCAGCCTGGGTTTGTCTTCTATCAGCAATTTTTCCAGATTTTTCAGGTCGAACCTGTAATCCCTGTTCACAGGAATCAGCTTTATCTTAATGTCAAACTCTTGTCTGATACGATGCAGAGGCCGCAGCACGGCGTTGTGTTCAAAAGGAGATACATAAACCACATCATTTTTTCTCCAGCTGAGGCCCTGGATGATCGTGTTCAGGCAGATCGTGGCAGAAGGCATGAATACGATTTTATCGGGAGCCGGGCCTCCCAGCAGGATGGCCAGCATCGAGCGCGTTTCAAGGATCATGTCGCTCAAAGCTGCCAGAGCCGAGTGACCGCTCCTGCCTGCATTGAACCCCCTGGTGCGGTAATTGTGGTCCATTGATTTATAGACAATTTCAGGCTTTGGAAATGTAGTGGAAGCATTGTCCAGATAAAGCAGTTTTTTCATTTTAAGCCTCTGATATCTTTTCAAAGTTTTCGGCAGAAACATTGGATTGGTAAGAAATTGCGATCTATTATTAATCAAGCTGGAAATTATTTTACAGCTTTACATCTCTTTAGATATGATTTGATTTCGGATGAAATTCAGGAAACCATTAACTCAGCTTGTTTCCAGCTGCGTTGCTATTTTTTACATAAAACGGCATAATGAATGCTATAACCACAATAATTTTTAAAGTGCAGGGGGAATACATGAAGAAAAAAGTATTGATCATTGATGACGACCAGGACATACTGGATTTGGTCAAGCAGGAACTGCAGCGCGATTTTGAAGTAATACCGCGGAGCTTCTGCCAGGACATACGCGAAGCCTGTGAACTTTATCAACCCGATCTTGTGCTGATTGACCTCATGCTGCCTGGCAGTGACGGATACGAACTCTGCAGTAAAATCCGAAAATTCAACCGGGACCTTCCAGTGATCCTGGTGACAGGCATAGAACTGAAAGCCCTGAAGAACAATTACTCAATCATCGAAGCCAACGATTACCTGCTTAAGCCTTTTCAGGCGAAAGTACTCAGGGAAAAAGTGGAAAAAGCGCTGAAATTTTCTGAGAGATCAGCTGAAGCCTAAATCAGTAATTCTTTTGCAATAACCACTAGTTTCCATCTGAGTACTTCTGCTGGGATTCAGGCACGAACCAGCGCCACATCGGAGTCAGACCTCCGGCCATGGTTGCGCTGATCCCGTGGAATCGCTTGTTCACAGCAAAAAACGACTGCTGCATTCCGAGGAAAGTGCAGGGCTGATCCTCGTGCAGCAATCTGTGCAAAGCGTGATATATCTTCTGCCGTTCAGCTTTGTCAAAAATCTCCCTGCCGCGTTCCAGCAGACTGTCCACCTCAGGATTTGAGTAACGGGCCAGATTGTCGCCTTTTTTCAGTTTGGGGTCAGGAATCTCGCATGAATGCCAGACGCTGTAATTTGAGTCAGGTTCAGTCGGGTCGATCCTGTTGCCGATCATGATCACGTCAAAATCACCCTGACCGGCTTTGTCCATCAATCCACCCCAGGTTGTGACTGAAAGTTCCGTCGTAGCCCCGACAGTGGACCAGTAATTCATGACCATTCCCGGTACGAGCATTGCCACAGGGTCATTGCCGAATCTGACGATCGAAAGCCTCAATTCCTTTGTGCCGCGCTCCAGTGTTCCATCGCCGTCAGTGTCTGACCAGCCTGCCGCTGATAGCAGGTTAGTCGCTTCCCGCGTAGAATACGGCCATGGTTCTATAGTCTTGTCATAGGCCCAGGAATCCGGCAGGCACGGTCCTGAGGTGTTTGTTCCGTATCCATGGAGCACTTCTCTGACAAGAGCTTCGCGGTCGATCGCCTGTGTGAGTGCCCGGCGCACCCGCCTGTCAGATAGGATTTCCCTGGAATTGTTATACAAAAGAAAATTGGCTTTATTGGTCGAAGTGTAGACATTGATTTTGGATTCCAGTTCCCCGCCCTTGACCTGATTCACATACTGATCCCAAGTCAGCGGGAAAACGTCGATCTCCCCGCGTTTGAACATCAGGAAAGCCTGCGAACGGTCAGGAATGATGCGGGTGATTAGGCGGTCGACAAAGGGTCTGCCTGAAAAATATTCTTGGTTGGCTGCCAGAACCACCTGCTCATTTTTCAGATACCTCACAAAGCGGAAAGGTCCTGTTCCAATCGGATTCAGATTGAATGATGACGTATTCAGATCTTCGGTCAGATAAATATGCCTGGCTATGATCTGAAATCCGCAATAATTCAGGGCAGGGGCAAACGGTTTTTTCAGCTTGAAGCGCAGAGAATGGCTTGTCAGGACTTCCAGGGT
This DNA window, taken from Candidatus Wallbacteria bacterium, encodes the following:
- a CDS encoding aminotransferase class V-fold PLP-dependent enzyme, giving the protein MKKLLYLDNASTTFPKPEIVYKSMDHNYRTRGFNAGRSGHSALAALSDMILETRSMLAILLGGPAPDKIVFMPSATICLNTIIQGLSWRKNDVVYVSPFEHNAVLRPLHRIRQEFDIKIKLIPVNRDYRFDLKNLEKLLIEDKPRLICCTHVSNVLGLICPVEAVAALARKHGSVLLVDGTQGAGLIDVNVVKAGIDFYVFAGHKTLYGPFGIAGYIYNSEIRIRPLYFGGTGTHSEQEFCPDVIPTRYEAGSPNILSISGLHASLKWLQKHLPPKIFEHERKTMHQLKNFLTRLPDLEIVEIPDEISAGIVSCIPQKGSSTDYAKFLDREFNIVVRPGAHCAPYAHEFLGTLDSGTVRFSLGYFNKASQFAGL
- a CDS encoding response regulator, coding for MKKKVLIIDDDQDILDLVKQELQRDFEVIPRSFCQDIREACELYQPDLVLIDLMLPGSDGYELCSKIRKFNRDLPVILVTGIELKALKNNYSIIEANDYLLKPFQAKVLREKVEKALKFSERSAEA
- a CDS encoding ABC transporter substrate-binding protein, translated to MKFCILSALFFLFWNSTSIAAEQVKVPTIEAELDSSPACGDTIVNFYQAAPVTFNPLLARESISQSFCSLIYSSLTSYNQNCELEPDLASSWEISADGLQITFELKSGIKWHDGVDFTAEDVRFTYDLIMNPVGRPADQKMTGCFETLEVLTSHSLRFKLKKPFAPALNYCGFQIIARHIYLTEDLNTSSFNLNPIGTGPFRFVRYLKNEQVVLAANQEYFSGRPFVDRLITRIIPDRSQAFLMFKRGEIDVFPLTWDQYVNQVKGGELESKINVYTSTNKANFLLYNNSREILSDRRVRRALTQAIDREALVREVLHGYGTNTSGPCLPDSWAYDKTIEPWPYSTREATNLLSAAGWSDTDGDGTLERGTKELRLSIVRFGNDPVAMLVPGMVMNYWSTVGATTELSVTTWGGLMDKAGQGDFDVIMIGNRIDPTEPDSNYSVWHSCEIPDPKLKKGDNLARYSNPEVDSLLERGREIFDKAERQKIYHALHRLLHEDQPCTFLGMQQSFFAVNKRFHGISATMAGGLTPMWRWFVPESQQKYSDGN